GAGGGTAACATTTGCCCTGTTCCGCACTGCAGGAAGGGATTTAAGTACTTCCGCAATCTTCTTGCCCATGTGAAAGATCACGGTGAAGTCGAAGAGGCAAAACGCTTCCTTGAAATGCAAAACTCGAAGATAGTTTGTCAGTATTGCCGTCGACAGTTTGTTAATGTCAATCACCTCAATGACCATCTTCAGGTCCATTGTGGAACTAAGCCTTATATTTGCATTCAGTTGAATTGTAAAGCTAGCTTCGACTCCAATGCTGAGCTTCTCATGCACAGAAAAGAGCATCCAGTCTTCAAGGCAAAGTGCATGTTTCCTGGCTGTGGAAAGATTTTCAGTGAGTCTTATAAACTCTACGACCACGAGGCGCAGCATTATAAAACGTTCACTTGCAAAGTGCCTGGGTGTGGTAAAGTATTTCATGCTCAGTCTCAGTTAGATTTGCACGAGGAGAGCCATAACGCTAAGAAAGTAGAGGCAGAAATCCCTGAGAGCCAAAGTGCTTATCCTGTAGAGCCTCTTCCAGACCAGTCCAGTCAGCCCAGTAAGGAAGCTGTTCAGCAGGACATCTTTCCAGGGCCACCGTTACACTCCAGCTGCTCATTGAGCCCTTCACATCACCCACTTAGCCTAGTGAAAGTGAAGCACTCCATTGAAAACATGCTTAGTTCTGCTGGTCCAGGATCCACGCAGGCATTTGACCCTGGAACGCATAAACTTGAACCACCTGATCCAGATCTTATTCAACAGCAGATCTCGCACATGGATAACCAAGTGATCCAGCCTCCTGTGAACCCCGTACCTCCCTTGAATGAACCCAGACCAGAGGATTCCCTCCTGGATGTGCTGATGAATGACCCAGTCCTTTCTGTACCATGCCCAGTTCCTCCAACATCCACTTATCAGAACATTCTAGAGGACTATCAGTCAGCTCCCTCAAGGGATGTGTTGCAAGGACAAATGCAGGGTACCGTATCGCAAACTCATGACCTGCCTTTGTATAACAATAGCCATTCTGAATATGGACAATATAGTCCTAATCCCATAGCCCAAGTTCAAGCACAGTATCAAGCCCCATATGGAAATAACATGACATCCTTAACACAGAGTGCCCATACTAATGCCACAGTAATGCCAGTGTCTCACAGGCTTCCCCCACAAGTGACTCCCTTTCCCACCAACATGCAGGTCTCTGAGAGCAGAACAGCACAGCCGCTGCACACAAACAGCCTTGGACCTGCAGCAGAGCAGAAAGAAAAATTCAAATGTGCATATGAAAATTGTTCTAGGGAATATTGCTCCTATAGAAGTCTAACCAAGCACATGAAAGCTACTCACCCTGAGTTTTATACCCAGTGGAAACTAGCAAGAAAGAACAGTAAGATGCATCAGACTGCAAGCACATCTGTGTCCATGAATGGAAATCCAAATTCAGTTGCATCCTTACAAAACCAGCGGGGTCAAAGAATTCCTGCCCCtataacacacatgcacaacgCTGCTGGCCGGTCTGCCTACCCAGCAAGCTGTGCTAGTTCCAGTTATCCCTCAGTCTCTTCCCATTTAGCAGCTCCCACTGGCCAGCCGTTCCCCAACCAAATGGAGAGTATATTAGACCCCATTGTGCTGTCACAGTTGGGAAGCACTTCGAGTCAGTCCCATATAGCACTTGACCCTACATGGAATTCTGTCTCAGTGAACAGTTCACTTCAGCAGCGAACCTGCCAGTCACAAGCAGTGACTTCAAACGTTGATGTCCTTTCGAGCAATCACTTCTCCTCGCTGATGAATACAGTTTCACAAAGCCAAGGGACAGATGTCCAGCATCAAGGAATGGTCTATCCTTCTTTACAGCCTCAAAGTAATTCTACATGTAATTTCATCCCTTCCCAAACAGACGGTGCCCAGAAGATAAACAGTCCAACTGTACCTAGCCACCCTATCAATTCCGCTGCATCTTCATACACCCAGCAGCCCAAGAGCAATTCTTTTTCAAAACATCCCGAGTGTGTGGTAAAACTGGAGAGGAACCCAGGTTTAGGTGTGCCACCTCTAAACAATTCCCAACAAAACACTTCCACTGTGGAGAATGCTCAAGATGATGTTGGCAGTTCAACAAGTGACGGTGAcataaaaagagcaaaaagaagcagaagaacaAAGTGGCCTGCCATCATTCGAGATGGGAAGTTCATTTGCTGTAGGTGCTTTAGAGAGTTCCAGAGTCCTAAGTCACTTGGAGGGCATTTGTCTAAACGTGCTCATTGCAAAGCCTTTGATGAAGCTGACCTAACTGCAGATCTCCCCGCATCGTTTCTTGAACTTCTGAACTCCCCTGTGAATGCTCCCCAGCCCAGTTCTTCTGTGCATGAAAATTCCAACCAACCACTGCATATAGTGAATAAAGGTCCACTTGACCCAAAGTTATTCCCCAATGTCACTTTTCTACATGGCAAGGATTCCCCTTACACTAGCAATAGTAAACCAAACACTGAGATCATCAAACAAAAATCTTCAAATCTTTGTGAGTCTGTTGGAGTTGGGCAGCAGACATTTACAAATACATCAGCGTCTTACCCTCAAGATGGCCAAagcagtgtgattcagcacacTGGCAATATCAAGGAAAATAATCAGCATCAAATCAGTTACACGCAGCCCTGCAGTTCCTTGTATACAGACAGTGATCTCTCGGATCCACTTCTGTCTCGTTTGCTAGGTGAAGACAACTCTTCTGCCTCAGTTAACAGGGTTCCCACTGATCATATTGACAGAATTCTTCAAACTGAGACGCTAAACAAGATAAAGGAGATCAAAGACAAGTCCACCATTGTAAATTCGAGTGGATTATCAAATGATGGGCTTCTGGCCGCCATGGCTAGTCTTGCACAGAATCTGGTATCTGAAAAGAGTGTGAAGGAAAAGCTCCGTGAGCAGATATTAGCTGGAGACTTTCAcaagaaaaatattttgtgtCAAGGTGATGCAAATTTGCAGAACTCTGTTCCATCAAGTCCTACAGTGGGTGTTCCTCAGCAAGCATCCCATGTAATCCAAAGAATTCCTCAAAGTGATCAGCATCATTTTGGAATTGATGCTAAACTTTCCTCAGAACATGTTTTCAAGACTGCCAGGGTTGCACCTAATGATGACTCTGCACAGATCTCTGTGGCATCTGTTTCTGTTGGCAGCGACGTAAACGATGAATCCACTAATTCGCCTGTGCAGCAGGAAGATGATGTGACAGAAATTCAGAGAGCGCTTGAAAGACTAGATCTGGATAGAGAAGTGTGTGAACGTGACCAGGCTACTATTGATCTTTCGAAGAATGATGGGTTGGCTAAACCGTCAAATGTTATGAACTCCACTGTCGAGATGCCTGGTTTTTCCTGCGACAGTGAAAATTGTGGTTACAGAGCCATGACGAAGGATGCCCTGTTCAAACATCTCATCAAACTACATAACTACACAGATGATATGCTCAATCGATACAGGAAGGACCAGGTTAAGTTGGCCCCATTTACTTGTCAAGTATGTTCCAAGAATTTCACACGAAACTCAAACCTTAAAGTCCATTATCAGACTGTTCACAACTATACACATGAGCAGATTGCAAAGCTCAGACTTAAACATCAGTACAACCGAAAATCCATGGACTGTGATGGAAGTCCTTGTCCCACCCCAAACATCTCTGATTTGCGAAATCAAAGTGACAGTCCAGTACAAAAGACAATCTGTGGTAGTGGGCAACAGCAGCACATTGATGCTGCTGGTCTGAAAGGTCTTGTGGCCACTGATGCAAGAATGAAATCAGAATGCAGTGTTCAGCCCTTTGCGCAGCAACCTCATGTTAGTCCTTTGGACACAAGTCACCAAGGGACTATGCAGACAGGCCTTGCATCACCCTCCCAAAGTCAAGTGGTCAATCATCCATCAGTGATTAGATCTGGTCCTTCGTTGGCAGCCCCCTCAAGCATGGTGCAACAGTTAAATGGACACTTGGCATCAAAACCCTTTGCATCCAGTCAACACATCCCTGGAATGCCACCTGGAGGGTTATTACCTGCAAGTGCACCCCTTATCCCTCTGACTCCAGCTGTCAGTGCCTCGACAAGCAATCTGTCCCTAGACAAGAAATCAAAACTGGGAAGACCTAAATTGCCCAAACAACGAGAGGTACCCAAAAAGCCTAAGAAAACAGACACAGATGATGTTTTCAGCCCCTACAGGCCATATCGTTGTGTCCATCATGGTTGTGTGGCTGCCTTCACAATCCAACAAAATTTGATTCTCCATTATAAAGCCATACACCAGTCAGACCTCCCTAAATTTGAAGACAATAATAACGAGGGAccagaagaggaagaagaacaCGAAGATGTGGAAGAGCATGATATACCTGATAGTGATGTCACTGAGGCAAAAGAATTTCGGTGTCAAGTCAAAGACTGCTCTCGGATATTCCTGGTAGTCACGGACTTGTTGCAACATTATCTTCAGCTTCACAGGCTAAGCCTTGACAAAGCAGGTGCTATGATGTCTGGCATGAACTTGGGCAAGTTCCCCTGTGACCAGCCAAATTGTGCTGCTACCTTTACAGCGTTCTGGAAATACGTTAGCCACATCGACAAAGAACATAAGTCTGTAAAAGTATCCAAAGCAGATCCTGTAGAGGGAATATACCGGTGTGAAGTAGAAGGCTGCGAATGCTATTACTCAACGCGGTCAAATCTGCTGCGGCACACCATGAAGAAACACCAGGATGTTTACAAACTCCAACTAATGAAGTCTAAAGGTGTCAAACTTGGCCGTCCTCGGAAGAACCCTTATGCCTGCTTTGAGAAGGAAAACAGAGAAGTTAATAAGAAACCTGAGAAGAAGGCAGGTGAGAAGAAGAGACGGGCAGAAAGGAACAACCACTGGACGAAATACGGAAAGCCCATTTTGAAAACCAAGGAAGAGGCCTCTGCCATATGCACCAAGAGGTTTCCATTGCAGTACCCTTGTATGATCAAAGGCTGCGAGACTGTGGCTAGCTCTGAACGGCACATAATAAAGCATTACGTCCAGCACGGTCTGCCAAAACAGTACTTGGAGGAGCAGAGGAGCAACTACATACACTGCAAGAAGTTGCCCCGGTCGAGGTATAAGCGCATCACGTCAAGGAGCGACGACACTGACAAGTCAGACGACAGCTCCGTGGAGATGTCTGAGAACGAGAGGGCTGCGGACCCTGTACGAAGCGGGTCTGAATTTTCAAAGCCAGCATCCGAAAAAGAGACCACAGAGGATGCCAAACCGTCCACCGACACGAGTTCAGAAATCTCTGTGGTGGTCAAGCGGAGAAGAGGACGCCCACGCAAGGCGGCCATTAATAAGAATAAACTTTTAATTCACAAAAGAGTGACGAGGCTAAGAACTGCACACAGTTACACCGTCAACTACGCAGATGTAAACTCGGACTCCACCTCATCCAGCGTCGTGCTGCCGCAAGAGGAGGTATCTGAGCAAAAGTCAACGTTGAGCTCTTTCAAGCCGATGGGCTTTGAGGTGTCCTTCCTTCAGTTCCTGGAGCAGTCCAGCCAGTCCACAGAAAAGAGGAAAGCTACGGTGGTGTTGGACGCGATTCCGCGCAAGAAAACTACGACCGTGAAACTAAAGACTGCCTCGGTCGTGTGCAGTAGGTCAGATGTACTGAAACTTGTCGAATTTAAGAACCCCCAGAAGCTAACCTCCCTCAAAAACGTGACCTTTGAGGTGCACCGAGGGTTTTCAAACGTATTTGAACTCCTGCTCAAACAGCTGCATGAAATGCGCCCAGCCGTGGTGATTCAGAAAGAGGGTTCGTCTGACAGCATCAAACATTGAGGGGTGGTACTCGGGGCATGACGTCCGACACGCACGGTGGATTTAAACTGACGTGGTCTCTGTGTTCGGGCAGTAAACGTGCTGGTTGAGTTGTTTGTTGGATTGTTTTTGTACGATGAACAGTACAAACCCTTGACGTTAATCGGCGCCTGCTAATCACTCAACGGGACTGTGTGTATTAAAGTCATTTTGTAGTTGAAAACTAAACGCGCAGATAATTATATACCTCTAAAGCATGCCCTTATCAAGCTATCCAGCACAGTTTGTTGCCTTTGGAAATGAAACTTTTAAAGGAATAGCAGAAGATTTTACTTTTTGGATATTACACAGGACGTGATTTACTTTGAAAGTAAAATAGCCCCTCTTCCAGATGGACTGAAACttctgtagtgcagtgtgtagatgATTAACTGTTTTGGTCTCGTTTATCTTGcgttgtaaatctgaaaattgTCTAatgttgtgtctgtgtgcacATAACGGTTCTCTGGATAATTACTGCCACCAGCAGTCTGTACCTTCAACAACTGAGACCAATTTATTACAGCTTGCATTTTGTACCACTGCGTTATTGTCCTTATTTCCCAGTTGGACAAGGTGTTTTGTCCTTGTTGACATTAACTGTTTATTGACACTCATGTTTTTCCTGATTGATTATTCTTTTACATGATGCACCCACGGCTGTTCTTTTAGGCTTTTCCGAAAACTCAGTTTTGGATTTGGCCTGAAAGAGGGCTCTGATGTGTATGAAGCACCTTTATAATTCACACcaggtttttatttgtttggttaATTGGGAGATAATGTAAATGGGGGTTTTATTGTATGTATTTTAGTTTGGTCACACGGTGATGCACTGGATATATTGCATTTATTATAAATGATTCAAAGGTGAAATGTCTGCGTGCtagtttttgtaaaaaaaaaaaaaaaagtcacacagCAAGAGGGAGTGAGCAAGATGTTCGAGTCTTGATGCTTCATGGAGGATCTGcattgaaatattaataaaccaCTCGTACTGCCTTTCACATTTGTAGAGCAAGACGGTAGTTTTGCCCCTTCATTACCCACAAATGTGGTCAAGCCAGGACGTATTTGGTGGCTGAAGTCTTTAgctttagcgctggagctacaaggctaataaaGCTAACCAGCAATGCATGTGATTAGagtggtgctaactgcatgcctaaatcatctcCAGCATCAAATGGGTCATTGTTACACCGTCAGAAACCAGTTGGGCATcgacttaaaaagatggttcttcaaggcttctttagtaaaggaaatggttctatgtagatccATAAACATTCAGAAGTCATGTGTATGATTAAACGgctcttcagcttgatggagaatgttctgtGGTTctgtttgccaaaaaaaaaggtttcttctgTTCTTAGAAGCTTGGCATTGCAAcaatgaaagaaccctttaaaaaggGTTTACAGGGcgttctccaacaatctgacgAACCGTTTCGTCATGCACAGAACCCTTTGAtcaagcaaagggttctttgagtgttaaggTTTGataaactattttctttactaaagaagccgtgaagaaccatctttgagTGCAGCAGAGTGTCCATTATTGAGGTCACTCAGCACATGGGCTGAGGCGGATTTAGCAtcatgctgattggttggtgctGATGAGCGTTCATCATGCTTGTTGGTGCTCTCTCACTCAAAGCCCAGGCAGCCAAACTGAAGGTCTGTATTTGGATGAATTGTGAGGTCAGTGGAAAAGACAGTTGTGTTTGATGGCAGCTCTGAAGACCAGAACAGGAGACatacattctggagaaacaccaTCTGAGATCAACAGGTGTCAGAATGACTTCACACCACTTAATAACTGGTTAACTACATtagcttaattaaaaaaaaaaaggttttattttgcCTCTTTCTTCCCCATGAAAGTACTCAGTCttccaagacatgtttggtgtctgatgtttCCTTCTTCAGTTTTAACGCTTACCTACAAGGCCAAGGTGTGAAGTACAGGGGGTCTGGGCCCCCTGATTAACCTCTTAGACCCTCTGAGTCTGAGCTTGATCTGTCTGCTCttcctcagggtggcgctgtatcagactggctcacccagttggtccttcatagtctagaaactgtaactctgcccggattcctctgaaaaactttacaacgagctgcagcagctctgaaaacCGGAGAACTcacccagtttcccaagagcttggagtgaagagtgactgttcctcattcctcacactgaagaccggagaggagacgaggaagatctcagttactgtgaggaagagcgcagaaccgcactagaacagagactctacagaagaactGCTGATAGAACAGACATTTACTGACACAGAAGCACCAGTGCTGCTTCAGAGACTAAGTTGGCAGCAAGACCCCTCAAGTAATAGGGGGTAGTTCACGCACTGTGTGAGGCATTGTTAGTATGGTGCTAACTACATGCCTAAAGTACCAGAAACCTCCAAAACGTGGCATTGATGAagctcaaacagacttgctagTGTAGTTTTTGACACATGCTTATTCTCCTGGGTCACAGaaggtgctggaacctatcccagcactcAGTGGGAGGAAGGCAGGAAGCACCCTGGAGATTTTTGGAGGTTAATCAACATTTGATTGAGatgagtgtgtgatgatttagcgCCGTGCTAACTGGTTAATGAGCTTCTCTCGCTGATCACCAGAAAACCAAACTGAAGATCTGAGTACATTCGCCTCGGAGCTCCTGtcctaaaactaaagaagccaatTTAAGACGCCCAGCGCGTCTCAGCTGATGGACCACGTTTGGAGTGAAGGAGGGGAGATGGGTCcatttttgccaaactgtttTTGATGTTGGGAACTTTATGAATAAAGATCCTAATCAGGCTTGTTACTGTAGCCTCACGTCTAGAACAGACGGTCCACTTTCTTTAGAAATAGAATGACTTTACTGATCAGCAGAGTAACACAAAGTGCATCAATACcaattataaatattaatgtaatacaAATTACAGTATGTACGTAACATCAGAGATAAATACAAAGGCACACAGACAAAATGTGTATACGTTGatagataaatatatatttatatatagctgttgtcagaacaaaacctcgtgtatctgtttttgttgattttcaggttttgacagaatctgaaaatgcctgttggtctTTATATTCTGTATAAATTTCTTGAAGGATGGACcgaaataaatggccaaaattcACTTGATAA
This genomic interval from Pygocentrus nattereri isolate fPygNat1 chromosome 4, fPygNat1.pri, whole genome shotgun sequence contains the following:
- the znf292b gene encoding zinc finger protein 292b, giving the protein MADGQEELERAAESGTGLGDRHGALMELSVRLQRLEVPLRERERRAEESAEYCRAFCTTLLEYVGQWRCDEDPAPVLEGYTVALLSFARASTHLSPQCENVPDLLEKLSLSCVELLLSISNTFPEALWEQFQSSVEMAHSLLLQNGIPQLRLLFAVTRERGLWANSTLQSILNNETPQEEKIYEFFTREGPELLHMRVKYLIKENFMDKAALLAKACADFPEFDGGRVQFKQIYLVCLCTVAPQQTLMEELSKVDCRDALEMICNLEAEGDEKGAFTLCSGFLSRQLLQEDTYCAWELTLFWSKLLKRLEPSEQGFLERCLQMSRLAKTVFHLLFFIKVIQSELDKTGLPTCIEMCIRALRMESCEGANKATICKTISCLLPADLEVKRACQLTEFLLEPTVDSYYAVETLYNEPDQKLEEESLPIPNSLRCELLLVFKTQWPFDPEFWDWKTLKRHCLGLMGEEASIVSSIDELNDDHPEEQDDLALPPEFKDVSEYFLDATNELKEIADQRQKNREMKKLREKGFVSARFRNWQAYMQYCVLCDKEFLGHRIVRHAQTHFKDGYYSCPICLETFETRETLDPHVASHVKMSCKERLAAMKTTKKLASEKAAAPAVSTLKAKTGENQARKTKTKNNCNGDFDSLYNGDAVGPPTAVAGVKGAGKEGNICPVPHCRKGFKYFRNLLAHVKDHGEVEEAKRFLEMQNSKIVCQYCRRQFVNVNHLNDHLQVHCGTKPYICIQLNCKASFDSNAELLMHRKEHPVFKAKCMFPGCGKIFSESYKLYDHEAQHYKTFTCKVPGCGKVFHAQSQLDLHEESHNAKKVEAEIPESQSAYPVEPLPDQSSQPSKEAVQQDIFPGPPLHSSCSLSPSHHPLSLVKVKHSIENMLSSAGPGSTQAFDPGTHKLEPPDPDLIQQQISHMDNQVIQPPVNPVPPLNEPRPEDSLLDVLMNDPVLSVPCPVPPTSTYQNILEDYQSAPSRDVLQGQMQGTVSQTHDLPLYNNSHSEYGQYSPNPIAQVQAQYQAPYGNNMTSLTQSAHTNATVMPVSHRLPPQVTPFPTNMQVSESRTAQPLHTNSLGPAAEQKEKFKCAYENCSREYCSYRSLTKHMKATHPEFYTQWKLARKNSKMHQTASTSVSMNGNPNSVASLQNQRGQRIPAPITHMHNAAGRSAYPASCASSSYPSVSSHLAAPTGQPFPNQMESILDPIVLSQLGSTSSQSHIALDPTWNSVSVNSSLQQRTCQSQAVTSNVDVLSSNHFSSLMNTVSQSQGTDVQHQGMVYPSLQPQSNSTCNFIPSQTDGAQKINSPTVPSHPINSAASSYTQQPKSNSFSKHPECVVKLERNPGLGVPPLNNSQQNTSTVENAQDDVGSSTSDGDIKRAKRSRRTKWPAIIRDGKFICCRCFREFQSPKSLGGHLSKRAHCKAFDEADLTADLPASFLELLNSPVNAPQPSSSVHENSNQPLHIVNKGPLDPKLFPNVTFLHGKDSPYTSNSKPNTEIIKQKSSNLCESVGVGQQTFTNTSASYPQDGQSSVIQHTGNIKENNQHQISYTQPCSSLYTDSDLSDPLLSRLLGEDNSSASVNRVPTDHIDRILQTETLNKIKEIKDKSTIVNSSGLSNDGLLAAMASLAQNLVSEKSVKEKLREQILAGDFHKKNILCQGDANLQNSVPSSPTVGVPQQASHVIQRIPQSDQHHFGIDAKLSSEHVFKTARVAPNDDSAQISVASVSVGSDVNDESTNSPVQQEDDVTEIQRALERLDLDREVCERDQATIDLSKNDGLAKPSNVMNSTVEMPGFSCDSENCGYRAMTKDALFKHLIKLHNYTDDMLNRYRKDQVKLAPFTCQVCSKNFTRNSNLKVHYQTVHNYTHEQIAKLRLKHQYNRKSMDCDGSPCPTPNISDLRNQSDSPVQKTICGSGQQQHIDAAGLKGLVATDARMKSECSVQPFAQQPHVSPLDTSHQGTMQTGLASPSQSQVVNHPSVIRSGPSLAAPSSMVQQLNGHLASKPFASSQHIPGMPPGGLLPASAPLIPLTPAVSASTSNLSLDKKSKLGRPKLPKQREVPKKPKKTDTDDVFSPYRPYRCVHHGCVAAFTIQQNLILHYKAIHQSDLPKFEDNNNEGPEEEEEHEDVEEHDIPDSDVTEAKEFRCQVKDCSRIFLVVTDLLQHYLQLHRLSLDKAGAMMSGMNLGKFPCDQPNCAATFTAFWKYVSHIDKEHKSVKVSKADPVEGIYRCEVEGCECYYSTRSNLLRHTMKKHQDVYKLQLMKSKGVKLGRPRKNPYACFEKENREVNKKPEKKAGEKKRRAERNNHWTKYGKPILKTKEEASAICTKRFPLQYPCMIKGCETVASSERHIIKHYVQHGLPKQYLEEQRSNYIHCKKLPRSRYKRITSRSDDTDKSDDSSVEMSENERAADPVRSGSEFSKPASEKETTEDAKPSTDTSSEISVVVKRRRGRPRKAAINKNKLLIHKRVTRLRTAHSYTVNYADVNSDSTSSSVVLPQEEVSEQKSTLSSFKPMGFEVSFLQFLEQSSQSTEKRKATVVLDAIPRKKTTTVKLKTASVVCSRSDVLKLVEFKNPQKLTSLKNVTFEVHRGFSNVFELLLKQLHEMRPAVVIQKEGSSDSIKH